One window from the genome of Pieris napi chromosome 12, ilPieNapi1.2, whole genome shotgun sequence encodes:
- the LOC125054876 gene encoding probable G-protein coupled receptor Mth-like 4 has translation MKTVVFIHLGPERVKMFRILCVLACFNLVLSDPLNTYCCLEEDGILDENEAFCVNPVNESKKAIRLNCNKTVRLFEADYNFTVNNDESATLLIEDQSFIQDAGTFCAANETTNSTLKLLLFCEVEEDTTTDLVLSYCMIVSAIFLALTAIIYCALPILRDLQGKSIICFCVSLSLGLSILGIMKLTEYSDMNLCAARGFLIYYFMVSSFFWMNSISIQILFRIKRPSVPDYGWRTFSWYALYAFGTPALITIAMAIVNFHPGKHQKPGIGLNTCWFYDKRQQWYYMYSVLSILMVLNIGIFCYLSFYLWRNTFLSTHVKELRYKFRMTLKMFIIMGLPWIFEMISSFFEAHIIWTLLDIFNLTQGVLIFIVLVVLRKRVLKALYKRGCLDCVSGLVERYLAIAEDAEEVVQHTIDVPLDDKKHYNI, from the exons ATGAAGACGGTTGTGTTCATTCACCTTGGTCCGGAACGTGTTAAAATGTTTCGAATACTGTGTGTTCTCGCgtgttttaatttagttcTAAGTGATCCTCTAAACACCTACTGCTGTTTGGAAGAAGATGGTATTTTAGACGAAAATGAAGCATTCTGTGTAAATCCAGTCAATGAGAGTAAAAAGGCTATACGGTTGAATTGTAACAAAACCGTAAGATTATTTGAAGCGGATTACAACTTTACAGTGAACAATGATGAATCGGCTACCTTATTGATTGAAGATCAATCTTTCATACAAGACGCGGGAAC ATTTTGTGCCGCAAATGAAACTACAAATAGCacgttaaaattgttattattctGTGAAGTAGAGGAAGATACGACGACGGACTTAGTATTGAGTTACTGCATGATAGTTTCGGCAATTTTTCTTGCCTTGACCGCTATAATTTACTGCGCATTACCGATCCTAAG agacCTACAAGGCAAAAGCATAATTTGTTTCTGCGTGAGCTTATCGCTGGGACTAAGTATTTTGGGTATAATGAAACTCACTGAATATTCCGATATGAATTTATGCGCAGCTCGag GATTCCTGATCTATTACTTTATGGTATCAAGTTTCTTCTGGATGAATTCTATCTCGATACAGATTCTATTTCGAATCAA ACGTCCATCAGTGCCCGACTATGGCTGGCGCACCTTTTCCTGGTACGCTCTTTACGCGTTTGGCACACCCGCGCTTATCACAATAGCTATGGCCATTGTCAACTTCCATCCTGGAAAACATCAAAAACCAGGCATCGGTCTCAACACTTGCTGGTTTTACG ATAAAAGGCAACAATGGTACTACATGTATAGTGTACTATCAATTCTCATGGTACtaaatataggtatattttgCTACTTGTCATTTTACTTGTGGAGAAACACGTTCTTATCAACACACGTCAAGGAACTGCGTTATAA GTTCAGAATGACATTAaagatgtttattataatGGGTCTGCCCTGGATATTTGAAATGATTAGTTCTTTCTTCGAAGCACATATAATTTG GACACTCTTGGACATATTTAACCTCACCCAAGGCGTCTTAATATTCATCGTACTAGTCGTGCTACGAAAGCGCGTATTAAAGGCACTATACAAAAGAGGCTGCCTGGATTGTGTTTCCGGTTTAGTTGAGCGATACCTGGCGATCGCAGAAGACGCCGAAGAAGTTGTACAACACACCATTGACGTGCCTTTAGAcgataaaaaacattacaatattTGA